In one Oncorhynchus masou masou isolate Uvic2021 chromosome 23, UVic_Omas_1.1, whole genome shotgun sequence genomic region, the following are encoded:
- the LOC135510330 gene encoding mediator of RNA polymerase II transcription subunit 11-like: protein MANDRLRALEEVENQIATILQCAGNIVLELSKDKHNASFLDRQLSQFTGSVSRVETELSSQIKYLTQVATGQPHEGSTYSARKDCQMALNRAEYARVKLGELGRTCEVMLDPQP from the exons ATGGCGAATGACCGACTGAGAGCTTTGGAGGAGGTTGAGAATCAAATTGCAACGATTCTGCAGTGCGCCG GTAACATCGTGTTGGAGCTGTCTAAAGACAAGCACAATGCCAGTTTCCTGGACAGACAGCTTAGTCAGTTTACTGGCTCGGTCAGCAGAGTGGAGACTGAACTCAGCTCACAGATCAAATACCTCACACAG gTTGCCACAGGCCAGCCCCACGAAGGCTCCACATACTCAGCTAGGAAGGACTGTCAGATGGCCCTGAACAGAGCAGAGTACGCCAGGGTCAAACTGGGAGAGCTGGGACGCACCTGCGAAGTCATGCTGGATCCACAACCCTGA